Proteins from one Legionella adelaidensis genomic window:
- a CDS encoding class II glutamine amidotransferase: MCRILSYLGKPTLPAELLYKPDNSFIKQSYHPKYMSYILNLAGFGMAAWDKTSNNPKMPFLYKTPQLPFYDDNLRNLSEKISPYCLLAHLRGVAYHEKQVVSTQNVHPFVFSGSNVALAHNGSLYNFDVMRFDLLEYIHEEYHKFIHGTTDSEWIYAVFLSQLPFTAGSYTSQEIIHAITETLNILKIVRKKHQIQINSPVNLFITNGEFIAATRFVLDYGWQPLNMVANPHFTYHSLWYTYGDCYGFFDNEYKMKGSEKKSIIIASEPLTEDTTTWLEVPEYTLLFAEYAQGEIRIITQDITI, from the coding sequence ATGTGTAGAATTTTATCATATTTAGGAAAGCCTACATTACCAGCAGAGTTGCTTTATAAGCCGGATAACTCTTTTATAAAACAAAGTTATCATCCCAAATACATGTCTTATATTCTCAATTTAGCCGGTTTTGGTATGGCTGCTTGGGATAAAACCTCTAATAACCCGAAAATGCCTTTTCTTTACAAAACTCCGCAGCTGCCTTTCTATGATGACAATTTGCGTAATCTCTCGGAAAAGATATCACCCTATTGTTTACTCGCGCATTTAAGGGGGGTGGCGTATCATGAAAAACAAGTGGTTTCCACGCAAAATGTCCATCCGTTTGTTTTTTCTGGCTCAAATGTTGCTTTGGCTCACAATGGATCATTATATAATTTCGACGTAATGCGTTTTGATCTTTTGGAGTATATTCATGAGGAGTATCACAAGTTTATCCACGGAACGACAGATAGTGAGTGGATTTATGCAGTCTTTTTATCACAATTACCCTTTACCGCAGGGAGTTATACAAGCCAGGAAATAATTCATGCGATAACAGAAACCTTAAATATTCTTAAAATAGTGCGTAAAAAACATCAGATTCAAATTAATTCACCAGTGAATCTTTTCATAACCAATGGCGAATTTATTGCCGCCACCCGTTTTGTTCTTGATTATGGCTGGCAACCATTGAATATGGTAGCTAACCCCCATTTTACATACCACTCGCTTTGGTACACGTATGGAGATTGTTACGGATTTTTCGATAATGAATATAAAATGAAAGGGTCAGAGAAGAAAAGTATCATTATTGCCTCTGAACCACTTACTGAAGACACCACCACCTGGCTGGAAGTCCCTGAATATACTTTATTGTTTGCAGAGTATGCTCAGGGAGAAATTCGTATTATTACCCAAGATATTACTATTTAG
- a CDS encoding Crp/Fnr family transcriptional regulator has product MKNLNHSEIQTDIEYLRKTAISDFLNNSDLEVLFKHNSKVNFNTNEIILHQGKIAVGIYLILQGEVSIQAQIMGEGNTKIGVLKEGAFLGEISFIERGPSTTSAVAASGVSCLWIPHTFFDLLSNYYPSIKYKLLQSLNVQICSRLKQTHDKVVAEIAENKIKNQSFFAKVIHSITQPKPIQVGNIENYAFVREKFFPHLSNQEREILFNHVTFLEAPKNCVLIQEGQKKASCFVVVQGAVQSSIMNSNKIAKLSVIGPGSLFAGIACIDNASEFTITFTTCERAILLHIDENKLVYFQKNYYALWYKLFDLITSSLVALRKSIDKLDVRLHIEKYNR; this is encoded by the coding sequence ATGAAAAACCTTAACCATTCAGAAATACAAACGGATATAGAGTATCTAAGGAAAACCGCCATCAGCGATTTTTTGAATAACAGCGATTTAGAAGTTCTTTTTAAGCATAATAGCAAAGTTAATTTCAACACTAACGAGATTATTTTACACCAAGGAAAAATAGCAGTTGGGATTTATCTTATCCTGCAGGGGGAGGTAAGTATTCAAGCGCAAATTATGGGTGAAGGCAATACTAAGATAGGAGTATTGAAAGAGGGGGCATTTTTAGGCGAGATTAGTTTTATTGAAAGGGGGCCTTCTACTACTTCTGCTGTTGCTGCGAGTGGGGTTAGTTGCTTATGGATTCCGCATACCTTTTTTGATTTATTATCAAATTATTATCCTTCGATAAAATATAAACTCCTACAGAGTTTAAATGTTCAAATATGTTCTCGTTTAAAGCAAACACACGATAAAGTAGTCGCTGAGATTGCAGAGAATAAAATAAAGAACCAATCTTTTTTTGCAAAAGTTATCCACTCAATAACGCAGCCAAAGCCTATCCAGGTGGGAAACATAGAAAATTACGCATTTGTGAGAGAAAAATTTTTTCCGCATTTATCCAATCAGGAGCGTGAGATCTTATTTAATCATGTCACCTTTCTTGAAGCGCCCAAAAATTGCGTGTTAATTCAAGAAGGACAAAAAAAAGCTTCTTGTTTTGTAGTAGTTCAAGGTGCTGTGCAATCGAGTATTATGAATTCAAATAAGATTGCAAAACTATCAGTTATCGGCCCAGGGTCTCTTTTTGCAGGAATTGCCTGTATTGATAATGCTAGTGAGTTCACCATTACCTTCACAACCTGTGAAAGAGCAATTTTATTGCATATTGATGAAAATAAATTGGTTTACTTTCAAAAAAATTATTATGCCTTATGGTACAAATTATTTGATTTAATTACTTCTTCATTGGTTGCTTTACGTAAATCTATCGATAAATTAGACGTGCGATTGCACATTGAAAAATACAACAGGTGA